A region of Nostoc sp. KVJ3 DNA encodes the following proteins:
- a CDS encoding helix-turn-helix domain-containing protein — protein sequence MSIKWTDEELAIIEAKAEVYTVKQIASILKRRGYQRTPIAIYLKLNSLGYSARPTLDNYSCQEIAQVLQLNFSTVTRWVKRGWLKATKRSARHYQIRKWHLKQFFDNPPQSIKKRIAALDVEAINYLLGKQA from the coding sequence ATGAGTATCAAATGGACTGATGAAGAACTCGCAATTATTGAGGCGAAAGCTGAAGTCTATACAGTTAAGCAAATAGCTTCAATCCTAAAAAGGCGAGGATATCAACGCACACCAATTGCAATTTATCTGAAATTAAATAGCTTAGGCTATTCAGCCCGTCCCACTCTTGATAATTATAGCTGCCAGGAAATTGCTCAAGTTCTCCAATTGAATTTCTCAACTGTTACAAGGTGGGTAAAAAGAGGATGGCTCAAAGCTACAAAACGTTCTGCCAGACATTATCAAATTCGGAAATGGCATCTTAAGCAGTTTTTTGACAACCCGCCACAATCAATTAAAAAACGCATTGCCGCTCTTGATGTTGAAGCGATTAATTACCTATTAGGGAAACAAGCATGA
- a CDS encoding DUF1392 domain-containing protein → MIDHINALQTSWYLSPPWGQTIPPVAVNLLERVFLRTTRTFGYCCAMQWKHECWIYSIDCRNEILHATQNQIIGTGELETLNVQKPVFVLGERVILCSHDKGTKQRLILGIALVHNSWFYLVELASPTLTQSRTISNRFSLVGEKSLVRVNV, encoded by the coding sequence ATGATTGACCATATTAATGCACTTCAAACAAGTTGGTATCTCTCCCCGCCTTGGGGACAAACAATTCCGCCTGTTGCAGTTAATTTACTGGAGAGAGTTTTTCTCCGCACAACAAGAACATTTGGCTACTGCTGCGCTATGCAATGGAAGCATGAGTGCTGGATTTATTCAATTGACTGCCGTAATGAAATACTCCACGCCACACAAAACCAAATCATCGGGACTGGAGAATTAGAAACCCTCAACGTTCAAAAACCTGTTTTTGTTCTGGGCGAAAGAGTAATCCTCTGTTCTCACGATAAGGGAACAAAACAACGGCTGATTTTGGGGATTGCACTGGTACATAATTCTTGGTTTTACCTTGTTGAATTAGCGTCGCCAACCTTAACTCAATCACGGACTATATCTAATCGTTTCTCACTGGTTGGTGAAAAAAGTTTGGTGCGCGTGAATGTCTAA
- a CDS encoding MT-A70 family methyltransferase codes for MRLTTLEGQYQCIVIDPPWFYRLRNQDKTHRNRINYKPMHIEEILSLPVPDLSNPTGSVLWLWYTNNHMVEAAQCLQTWGFELKTILTWEKVTKDGTKTHLGVGHWLRNSTEHCALAVRGNVKAFAGRTLTNQSSILHSPRREHSRKPEQFFELVEKLCPDMTKLEMFARSSRVDWDCWGDQADLFDHLGAEIDNDTSLSA; via the coding sequence ATGAGACTAACGACATTAGAAGGTCAATACCAGTGCATCGTGATTGACCCTCCCTGGTTCTATAGGCTGAGAAATCAGGATAAAACTCACCGAAACCGCATTAACTACAAGCCAATGCACATAGAAGAAATACTGTCATTGCCTGTTCCAGACTTAAGCAATCCCACGGGGTCAGTTCTTTGGCTTTGGTACACAAATAATCACATGGTAGAAGCTGCTCAATGCTTGCAAACATGGGGATTTGAACTCAAGACTATTTTGACTTGGGAAAAAGTCACCAAAGATGGTACTAAAACACATCTAGGTGTCGGTCATTGGTTGCGGAATTCGACTGAACATTGCGCTTTGGCTGTTCGTGGGAATGTGAAAGCTTTTGCTGGACGGACACTCACAAACCAGTCAAGCATTTTACACTCACCCCGTCGTGAGCATTCACGTAAGCCCGAACAGTTTTTTGAACTTGTAGAAAAGCTGTGTCCTGATATGACCAAGCTGGAGATGTTCGCACGTTCGTCTAGAGTTGACTGGGATTGTTGGGGTGATCAGGCGGATCTGTTTGATCATCTGGGTGCAGAAATTGATAACGATACTTCATTGAGTGCTTAA
- a CDS encoding cytosolic protein: protein MTNKTPLTEYDSPWKQMLQLYFEDFMQFFFPQAHAHIDWSRGFEFLDQELQQVVRDAELGKRLIDKLVKIYRIGGEESWLLIHIEIQSQEETDFPKRMFVYNYRIFDRYDRSVASCAILGDDNINWRPSQFGYDLFGCTVDFQFPVIKLLDYKQRLSELEASRNPFATVVMAHLAAVQTRSNRSQRKQSKLNLVRRLYEQGFEREAVVNLLAFIDWMLTLPLDLELEFKREVEQLEAQLRMQYVTSFERIARIESLLKGIALGLKLKFGTPGQNLLPEIELLEDFRLLESILSAIETADTVDELRSIYQTADDTPSEN from the coding sequence ATGACTAATAAAACACCTCTTACGGAATATGATTCCCCGTGGAAGCAGATGTTGCAGTTGTATTTTGAAGACTTCATGCAATTCTTTTTTCCTCAAGCCCATGCTCACATTGATTGGAGTAGAGGTTTCGAGTTTCTAGATCAAGAGTTACAACAAGTAGTTCGTGATGCTGAATTAGGAAAACGACTAATTGATAAATTGGTGAAAATCTATCGCATTGGGGGCGAAGAATCTTGGCTTTTGATTCATATAGAAATCCAAAGTCAAGAGGAAACCGATTTTCCTAAACGGATGTTTGTTTACAACTATCGAATATTTGACCGTTACGATCGCTCTGTTGCATCATGCGCGATACTGGGGGATGACAACATCAACTGGCGGCCATCGCAGTTTGGGTACGATTTGTTTGGTTGTACGGTTGATTTTCAGTTTCCTGTAATCAAGCTGCTAGACTATAAACAAAGGTTGTCGGAGCTAGAAGCCAGTCGTAACCCCTTTGCTACAGTGGTAATGGCTCATTTGGCAGCAGTGCAAACCCGCAGTAATAGGTCGCAAAGGAAACAATCAAAACTGAATTTAGTGCGTCGGTTGTATGAGCAAGGGTTTGAACGCGAGGCTGTTGTTAACCTTTTGGCTTTTATTGATTGGATGCTAACGTTACCATTGGATTTAGAACTAGAGTTTAAAAGAGAAGTCGAACAATTGGAGGCACAACTGCGTATGCAGTACGTTACTAGTTTTGAGAGAATTGCTCGAATAGAATCTTTATTAAAAGGCATAGCTTTGGGATTAAAACTCAAATTTGGAACACCTGGACAAAACTTATTACCTGAAATTGAGCTTCTTGAAGATTTCAGATTGCTGGAATCAATCTTGTCAGCAATAGAAACAGCAGATACTGTGGATGAATTGCGTTCTATTTATCAGACAGCAGATGACACACCGTCAGAAAATTAG
- a CDS encoding phage Gp37/Gp68 family protein: MPTNIEWTDLTDNIIRAKGGGWWCQKISEGCKNCYSEKLNQNSFFGGNKQPYSGQPPELVLDTEAIRKWGFQRKPKKHFVSSMTDVFGEWVPRLWQHEMLDGMFVAPNQVFQILTKRPEIMLSSMDEWLSCHGLDKLPLNIWPGTSIENRRTLEERSQFLAQIPALIRFWSVEPLLEDLGDITHYLNDAQLVIIGGESGPNSRPCHIEWLESIVQQCHAAKTPVFVKQLGANAIFGGQRFKTRDKKGETLKSFHKNYRLGNFLFRYESKSKSPTLFFTGGEGKVFCRVLTMSLTKKINIAGGFKR, translated from the coding sequence ATGCCAACAAACATAGAATGGACAGACTTAACAGATAATATCATCCGTGCCAAGGGAGGCGGTTGGTGGTGTCAAAAAATCTCAGAGGGATGTAAAAATTGCTATAGCGAAAAGCTGAATCAAAATTCTTTCTTTGGTGGGAATAAGCAACCCTACTCTGGGCAACCACCAGAACTAGTGTTAGATACAGAAGCTATTCGGAAATGGGGATTCCAAAGGAAACCTAAGAAGCATTTCGTTTCTTCAATGACTGATGTTTTCGGTGAATGGGTTCCGCGTTTGTGGCAACATGAAATGCTAGATGGAATGTTCGTTGCTCCCAATCAAGTATTTCAGATTCTCACCAAACGCCCAGAAATCATGCTGTCATCTATGGATGAATGGCTCTCCTGTCATGGACTAGACAAGCTACCTTTAAATATTTGGCCAGGAACTTCGATTGAGAATCGCCGCACTTTAGAAGAACGTAGTCAATTTCTTGCTCAAATTCCGGCTTTAATTCGGTTCTGGTCAGTTGAACCATTACTAGAAGATTTGGGTGATATCACTCACTATTTGAATGATGCTCAGTTAGTCATTATTGGTGGTGAGTCTGGCCCAAATTCCAGACCATGCCACATCGAATGGCTCGAATCAATTGTCCAACAATGTCACGCAGCTAAAACACCTGTGTTTGTGAAGCAGTTGGGGGCGAATGCAATATTTGGGGGACAGCGATTCAAAACCCGTGACAAAAAAGGGGAGACATTGAAGAGTTTCCACAAGAATTACAGGTTAGGGAATTTCCTGTTCCGGTACGAGAGTAAAAGCAAATCCCCCACACTGTTTTTCACAGGCGGGGAAGGAAAAGTTTTTTGTAGGGTTCTAACGATGAGTTTAACAAAAAAAATAAACATTGCTGGAGGATTTAAAAGATGA
- a CDS encoding helix-turn-helix domain-containing protein has translation MTTDSFSDNRRKHHIYMDSKLDDLPLTMEAYRVYCHLCRRAGCDNNAFPSYKSIGEFCFRGSFPNSPTDTLRRKAIAAVNELICWNLITKTSRENNGLQTSNHYSLTDMEDWFPNPLKPSSLIRGKKDLGGVGGH, from the coding sequence ATGACTACCGACAGCTTTAGCGATAACAGAAGAAAACACCATATTTATATGGATAGTAAGCTTGACGATTTGCCATTAACAATGGAGGCATATCGTGTTTACTGCCACTTGTGCCGTCGAGCCGGTTGTGACAACAATGCTTTCCCTTCCTACAAATCCATTGGTGAGTTCTGCTTTCGAGGGTCTTTTCCAAATTCACCAACCGACACTTTACGGCGAAAAGCGATCGCAGCAGTAAATGAACTTATCTGTTGGAATTTGATCACAAAAACCAGCAGGGAGAACAACGGGCTACAAACATCAAATCATTACAGTCTTACGGACATGGAAGACTGGTTCCCTAATCCATTAAAACCGTCTTCCTTAATTAGAGGAAAGAAAGATTTAGGTGGTGTTGGGGGACACTAG
- a CDS encoding replicative DNA helicase, which translates to MHSNQDNVIPFGSNYPVSGLPPQNIEAEEAILGGIMLDPEAMTRISDRLSIEAFYISAHKDIYQAAVRLHATYQPTDLLSVTAWLSDHNLLNRIGGRNKLATLVDRTVSAVNIDALADLVMEKYRRRQLIKVGNEIVHLGYETETELPLVLGQAEAKVFTVTQNQSDERCKVFSAQDMGIELFQKLEMGSMAGDRVGWYDLENITGGIYPSSLVVVAAESHMGKTHFMISYAYEIMTKLGKPVLYVTPEMDKNQLNARMLARITGVDASMIQTNTQCYWEQIAQGIGQMVELPWKVYEHSSPTTTMIASAVRRAIAEFGGSIGAVFIDYLQQIPLESGGNMAFEVGKITRQIRDIAKSHKIPVFLGCQINRGNQTTADKRPNRHLLRNSGEIFEVCDQLIMLYRDAVYTKDPSDRTIELIVEKNRLYGKLGTATMLCDLSTSKFLNLAR; encoded by the coding sequence ATGCACTCTAATCAAGACAACGTAATTCCTTTTGGCTCTAACTATCCAGTTTCAGGTTTGCCTCCACAAAACATCGAAGCTGAAGAAGCGATTTTGGGCGGGATTATGCTTGACCCAGAAGCGATGACTAGAATCAGCGATCGCCTAAGCATTGAAGCTTTTTACATCAGCGCCCATAAAGATATTTATCAAGCCGCAGTCCGACTTCATGCTACATACCAACCTACAGATTTACTAAGCGTCACCGCATGGTTGTCTGACCACAATTTGCTAAACCGCATTGGTGGCAGAAATAAGCTAGCGACTCTGGTAGACCGCACTGTGTCCGCCGTTAACATCGATGCTTTGGCTGATTTGGTAATGGAGAAATATCGACGGCGGCAGCTAATCAAAGTGGGCAATGAAATTGTCCATCTCGGTTACGAAACAGAAACTGAACTACCACTTGTCCTTGGGCAAGCTGAGGCGAAAGTTTTCACCGTTACCCAAAATCAAAGCGATGAACGCTGCAAGGTTTTCTCAGCGCAAGATATGGGCATTGAACTTTTTCAAAAACTGGAGATGGGAAGTATGGCAGGTGACAGAGTTGGCTGGTACGACCTCGAAAACATCACCGGTGGCATTTATCCCAGCAGCTTGGTAGTAGTAGCAGCTGAATCCCACATGGGCAAAACTCACTTCATGATTTCTTACGCTTACGAAATCATGACCAAACTTGGAAAACCAGTTCTATATGTAACTCCAGAAATGGACAAGAATCAACTTAATGCCCGAATGCTAGCCCGAATCACAGGCGTAGACGCTTCTATGATTCAAACCAATACGCAATGCTACTGGGAGCAAATAGCACAAGGCATAGGACAAATGGTGGAACTGCCTTGGAAGGTTTACGAGCATTCCTCCCCTACAACCACAATGATTGCTTCTGCTGTGCGTCGTGCTATTGCCGAATTTGGTGGTTCTATTGGTGCTGTGTTTATTGATTACTTGCAGCAGATTCCTCTGGAATCGGGCGGAAACATGGCCTTTGAAGTCGGCAAGATTACCCGCCAGATTCGGGATATTGCCAAGTCTCACAAAATCCCTGTTTTCTTGGGCTGTCAAATCAATCGGGGCAATCAAACAACGGCTGATAAACGCCCTAATCGTCATTTACTCCGCAACTCTGGTGAAATCTTCGAGGTATGCGACCAGTTAATCATGCTTTACCGGGATGCTGTTTACACAAAAGACCCAAGCGACCGCACTATCGAGTTGATTGTTGAGAAAAACCGCCTTTACGGTAAGCTCGGCACTGCGACGATGTTGTGCGATTTATCGACCTCGAAATTTTTGAACTTGGCCAGGTAA
- the galE gene encoding UDP-glucose 4-epimerase GalE — translation MNKKVLVTGGAGYIGSHVVRQLGEAGYDVVVYDNCSTGSPQAVLHGELIIGDLKDSESLWQVFSQHQFAAVLHFAASLNVSESVSHPLDYYANNTRNTLNLLRCCNNMGVKQIIFSSTAAVYGQPETTPVSESTPTEPINPYGRSKLSCEWLIRDYANASDFRYVILRYFNVAGAEPGRRLGQVSKEVSHLIGATCNAALKRRLGVQIFGTDFPTPDGTAIRDYIHVEDLATAHLDALAYLEQGNESQILNCGYGQGYSVRQVIERVKLISGVDFPVIETERRPGDPACVIASADKIRKFLGWQPKYNDLDQIVYTTLAWEMQKKDLMLKSLAAVA, via the coding sequence ATGAATAAAAAAGTCTTAGTCACTGGTGGAGCAGGATACATTGGCTCCCATGTAGTTCGTCAATTGGGCGAGGCTGGTTACGATGTTGTGGTGTATGACAACTGTTCTACAGGTTCACCCCAAGCAGTATTGCATGGTGAGTTAATTATTGGTGATTTAAAAGATTCAGAATCTCTTTGGCAGGTATTTTCTCAACATCAATTTGCGGCAGTGTTACACTTTGCTGCCAGTCTGAATGTATCCGAATCTGTTTCTCATCCTTTAGACTATTACGCTAACAATACTCGCAACACGCTAAATTTACTCCGTTGTTGCAACAACATGGGTGTGAAGCAAATTATCTTTTCCAGTACAGCAGCTGTCTATGGACAACCAGAAACCACTCCTGTGAGCGAATCTACACCAACTGAACCGATTAACCCCTATGGGCGATCAAAACTTTCTTGTGAATGGCTGATTCGTGACTATGCAAACGCTTCTGATTTCCGTTACGTAATTTTACGATACTTTAATGTTGCCGGAGCAGAACCTGGTAGGCGATTGGGGCAGGTGTCAAAAGAAGTATCTCATTTAATTGGAGCTACCTGTAATGCTGCACTCAAACGCAGGCTAGGAGTACAAATTTTTGGTACGGATTTTCCAACACCCGATGGAACGGCAATTAGAGACTATATTCATGTTGAAGACCTAGCAACAGCACATCTGGATGCTTTGGCTTATCTGGAGCAAGGTAACGAAAGCCAAATTCTCAATTGTGGTTATGGGCAAGGTTACAGTGTCCGTCAAGTTATCGAACGGGTTAAGCTTATTTCTGGGGTAGATTTTCCGGTCATTGAAACAGAACGTCGCCCTGGCGATCCTGCTTGTGTGATAGCTAGTGCTGATAAAATCCGTAAATTCCTGGGCTGGCAACCAAAATATAATGACTTAGATCAAATTGTCTACACTACCCTAGCCTGGGAAATGCAGAAGAAAGATTTGATGTTAAAATCACTAGCTGCGGTTGCATAG
- a CDS encoding sugar transferase produces the protein MNTTLAVGKKKQKLYQTDKILCILLLLGDIVGLLLSLSLCLWLQLRQNLNSFDPLNYLFIFLVLAGLYLADTYHPDTQIAGLRAPSRILISSVVVGSIIASLIYFTGVWGKDMVFKRGILLSSLGIFTVWAMASRIWAVKWVRSQAQHSRWLILGADKKAILFGKTFLECSSLGQLVVLITSQQKINELAKSNRVSAGSLNDLPQWSQQAWSGVVVTSPMELSDAQTQQLMQLRLSGVSIYGIPDICETLWYKLPSFLLQDNWLAFGAGFNLASDSISQKLKRLLDIILAWSLFLFFSPLMLLVVLAIKLDSPGSVFYTQIRTGLEGKPFRVYKFRSMYQDAEKRGAQWANERDPRITTVGRWLRLTRIDELPQILNVLWGEMSLIGPRPERPEFDIKLRQEIPYYDLRYVVKPGITGWAQVMYPYGASVEDAYEKLAYDLYYIKNYSLALDLAIVFKTIRVVLLGKGR, from the coding sequence ATGAATACTACTCTTGCTGTTGGCAAAAAAAAACAGAAGTTATATCAAACAGACAAGATCCTTTGTATATTACTGCTATTAGGGGATATTGTGGGTTTATTGTTAAGTTTGTCTCTCTGTTTATGGTTACAATTGCGTCAAAATCTGAATAGTTTTGACCCTTTAAATTATTTATTTATTTTCCTAGTTCTCGCAGGGCTGTATTTAGCAGATACTTACCATCCAGATACCCAAATAGCAGGGTTACGCGCTCCATCCCGCATTTTGATTAGTAGTGTTGTTGTTGGTAGCATTATTGCATCTCTCATTTACTTTACTGGTGTTTGGGGGAAAGATATGGTCTTTAAACGAGGAATTTTGCTCTCAAGCTTAGGCATATTTACCGTCTGGGCTATGGCATCAAGAATATGGGCAGTCAAGTGGGTGCGATCGCAAGCTCAACACAGTCGTTGGCTAATTTTGGGCGCAGATAAAAAAGCCATTCTATTTGGCAAAACTTTTCTAGAATGCAGTTCATTAGGACAGTTGGTTGTTCTAATAACATCACAGCAGAAGATCAATGAGTTAGCAAAAAGTAATCGAGTTTCTGCGGGGAGCCTCAATGACTTACCCCAATGGAGCCAACAAGCTTGGTCAGGGGTAGTAGTAACAAGCCCGATGGAATTATCGGATGCACAGACACAGCAGTTGATGCAGTTACGTTTATCTGGTGTCTCCATCTATGGGATTCCTGATATTTGTGAAACCTTATGGTACAAACTTCCCTCATTTCTGCTTCAAGATAACTGGCTGGCTTTTGGTGCTGGTTTTAATTTAGCCTCTGACAGCATTAGTCAAAAGCTGAAGCGGTTATTAGATATTATTCTGGCATGGTCATTATTTCTGTTTTTCTCTCCACTGATGTTGCTAGTAGTACTGGCAATTAAGTTAGATAGTCCAGGCTCAGTGTTCTACACACAGATACGGACTGGTTTGGAAGGAAAGCCTTTTAGAGTTTACAAATTTCGTTCCATGTATCAGGATGCCGAAAAACGGGGAGCGCAGTGGGCCAACGAAAGAGATCCTCGGATTACCACAGTAGGACGCTGGTTACGCCTAACTAGAATCGATGAACTACCACAGATTTTAAACGTTCTTTGGGGAGAAATGAGCCTCATTGGCCCCCGTCCAGAACGACCAGAATTTGATATCAAGCTGCGACAAGAAATTCCCTACTATGACTTACGTTATGTCGTTAAACCGGGAATCACAGGCTGGGCACAGGTTATGTACCCCTATGGTGCATCAGTAGAGGATGCTTACGAGAAATTAGCTTACGACCTCTACTACATCAAAAATTATTCCCTAGCTTTGGATTTAGCGATCGTCTTTAAAACCATTCGAGTAGTATTACTAGGTAAAGGCAGATGA
- a CDS encoding GumC family protein produces MLSDQNNQDLINFQQYWLTVKRRWFLILIIIGSVFGVTGVVTFSEKPIYEAEGKLLFNKQSGVSSLTGVNEQLGQLSGVTNVSNPLETEAEIIRSYPLTKKTIAELQLKDKLGQPLEIDDFLHNLKIKSVRGTDILQLSYRSTNPQEATAIINRLMSAYLANNVRINRSEARAAREFLNKQLPLVEAKVTEEEAALRRFKEKYEVVSLEEEAKEGVKRLNELSSQITELRARLVDARSRSGALQNQLALNTQQAMALSSLSQSRAVQQVLSEYQKVQDQLTVERSRFTDEHPVITNLLSKEQALKEQLKGRVSQTLGSSEPIPEQDLQIGELKQTLTANLVQVEVEKLGLKNQVSVLMKAFLLYQARLRSLPKLEQEQLEVKRQLEVAQTTYEQMLKRLQEVQVLENQNVGNATIVSNALVPKKRISPRISLNLALGGFLGFFFAIGVALLLEAGDKSVKTAEEAQHFLDYPLLGKIPVFDQKARLARGENITELPVLNNPYSSVNAAFEMLQINLGFSFSDKELKVIVVSSSVINEGKSFIAANLAVATAQMGRRVLLIDADMRHPHQHKMWQQPNLMGLSNVLVGQTSLAEAAKEVVINLELLTSGTIPPNPAALLDSQRMNGLLKQAAQDYDCVIIDTPPLNILADASIVGKMADGMLLVVRPGVVNSAAAKTTKALLEHSRVPVLGMVVNCMATGNNDYTSYYSHTESGENNSGNKNKVKSNLSRITGLHLF; encoded by the coding sequence ATGCTTTCCGATCAAAACAATCAAGACCTGATTAATTTTCAACAGTATTGGCTGACTGTAAAAAGACGTTGGTTCCTGATACTAATCATTATAGGGTCGGTCTTTGGAGTGACAGGGGTAGTTACTTTTAGTGAAAAACCAATTTATGAAGCCGAGGGTAAACTGCTTTTTAATAAGCAAAGTGGCGTTTCTTCCCTGACAGGTGTAAATGAGCAGCTTGGACAACTTAGTGGAGTGACAAATGTCTCTAACCCTTTGGAAACTGAAGCGGAAATTATTCGCTCCTACCCTCTGACTAAAAAAACTATTGCTGAATTGCAACTGAAGGATAAACTAGGACAACCTTTAGAAATAGACGATTTTCTGCATAACTTGAAAATCAAAAGTGTTCGAGGGACGGATATTTTACAACTTTCTTACCGTAGTACTAATCCTCAAGAAGCCACAGCTATCATCAATAGATTGATGAGTGCTTATCTAGCAAACAATGTTCGGATTAACCGTTCTGAAGCTAGAGCAGCACGGGAATTTTTAAACAAGCAATTACCCCTGGTTGAGGCAAAGGTTACAGAAGAGGAAGCAGCACTGCGTCGGTTTAAAGAAAAATATGAGGTTGTTTCCTTAGAAGAAGAAGCTAAAGAAGGAGTTAAGAGGCTGAATGAATTATCCAGCCAAATAACCGAACTCCGTGCGCGGTTGGTAGATGCTAGAAGCCGTTCTGGTGCTTTGCAAAATCAATTGGCATTAAACACACAGCAAGCTATGGCACTTAGTAGCTTAAGTCAATCTAGAGCAGTACAGCAAGTGCTATCAGAATACCAGAAGGTTCAAGATCAGTTGACTGTGGAGAGATCACGATTTACCGATGAACACCCAGTCATTACTAATTTGTTAAGTAAAGAACAAGCTCTCAAAGAGCAGCTAAAAGGAAGAGTAAGCCAAACTCTGGGTAGTTCAGAGCCTATCCCAGAGCAAGATTTACAAATAGGAGAACTCAAGCAGACTCTAACTGCTAATTTGGTGCAAGTGGAAGTAGAAAAGTTGGGATTGAAGAATCAAGTTAGTGTGTTGATGAAGGCATTTCTACTTTATCAAGCACGTCTCAGAAGCTTACCCAAACTGGAACAAGAACAACTAGAGGTAAAACGACAGCTAGAGGTAGCACAAACAACCTACGAACAAATGCTCAAACGATTGCAAGAAGTTCAAGTATTAGAGAACCAAAATGTAGGCAATGCCACGATTGTTTCTAATGCTTTAGTTCCAAAGAAGAGAATTTCTCCTCGTATTAGCTTGAATTTGGCACTAGGGGGATTTTTAGGATTTTTCTTCGCTATTGGAGTAGCTTTATTGCTAGAAGCTGGAGACAAATCTGTGAAGACAGCAGAGGAAGCCCAACATTTTTTGGACTATCCCTTGTTAGGAAAAATTCCGGTTTTTGATCAAAAAGCTAGACTGGCTCGTGGTGAGAATATAACCGAATTACCGGTACTAAATAACCCTTATTCATCAGTTAATGCAGCCTTTGAAATGCTTCAAATCAACCTGGGTTTCAGTTTTTCTGATAAGGAACTGAAGGTAATTGTGGTTAGCAGTTCTGTGATCAATGAGGGTAAATCTTTTATTGCAGCTAATTTGGCGGTAGCAACTGCCCAAATGGGAAGGCGAGTGCTATTGATTGATGCAGATATGCGCCATCCCCATCAACACAAAATGTGGCAACAACCTAACTTGATGGGGTTAAGTAATGTTTTAGTGGGGCAGACTTCCTTAGCAGAAGCTGCTAAGGAAGTGGTGATTAATCTAGAATTGCTCACTTCTGGCACCATACCGCCTAACCCTGCTGCACTATTGGACTCACAGCGTATGAATGGGTTATTGAAACAAGCAGCCCAAGATTATGATTGCGTGATTATTGACACTCCACCTTTAAATATTTTAGCTGATGCCTCGATAGTAGGCAAAATGGCAGATGGAATGTTGCTAGTTGTACGTCCTGGTGTAGTTAATTCTGCTGCGGCTAAGACTACAAAGGCACTACTGGAGCATTCGCGTGTCCCTGTGTTGGGAATGGTAGTAAATTGTATGGCTACTGGTAACAATGACTATACTTCTTATTATTCTCATACAGAGTCTGGAGAGAATAATTCTGGGAACAAAAATAAGGTGAAGTCGAATTTAAGTAGAATCACTGGATTGCACCTGTTTTAA